A genomic stretch from Setaria viridis chromosome 1, Setaria_viridis_v4.0, whole genome shotgun sequence includes:
- the LOC117838919 gene encoding pentatricopeptide repeat-containing protein At1g73400, mitochondrial, which produces MNLPSRLRHLRRLLAAAPLPTHGATHSPNPSSFRPLHPTRILPPPPHLPILPARRLFSEHAILPTHLQDERFAGISDRIYDAMLKTEAEAHEGTEAALDALGAELTTPLVADVLHRLRYEEKLAFRFFAWASHQDGYSHEPATYNDIIDILSGTRYKSRQFGVLCDVLDHMKRHGTRSVPVEELLAILRAYTEKHLTHMRKLAKKRRVRMRTPPETDALNVLLDAFCKCGMVKEAEAVFGRVKRKLQGNAETYSILFFGWCRARDPKKAMKVLEEMIQMKHTPESFTYIAAIDSFCSAGLVSEARELFEFMRNEGSTISSPTAKTYSIMIVALAKADQMEECFELISDMRSSGCMPDVSTYKDLIEGMCLVGKLDAAYRVLEEMGKAGFPPDIVTYNCFLKVLCSLRKADDALELCEKMIEAHCEPSVHTYNMLMVMFFEMGEAHRALDIWLEMDRRGCKRAIDTYEIMIDGLFDCGRTEDASALLDEVINRDMKLSYKKFDAIMLRLSAVGDLSAIHRLSEHMRRFYNVAMSRRFAITQKKKSIGLRRR; this is translated from the coding sequence ATGAACCTCCCTTCCCGGCtccgccatctccgccgcctTCTCGCGGCCGCGCCCTTACCAACCCACGGCGCCACACACTCCCCCAACCCATCCTCCTTCCGACCGCTACACCCCACCCGaatcctgccgccgccgccccatctACCCATCCTCCCAGCGCGGCGGCTCTTCTCCGAGCACGCCATCCTCCCCACTCACCTCCAGGACGAGCGCTTCGCCGGGATCTCTGATAGGATCTATGATGCCATGCTTAAGACGGAGGCGGAAGCCCACGAGGGCACGGAGGCCGCTCTCGACGCTTTGGGCGCCGAGCTGACTACCCCGCTCGTCGCCGACGTGCTTCACCGCCTCCGCTACGAGGAGAAGCTGGCGTTCCGGTTCTTCGCCTGGGCGTCCCACCAGGACGGGTACAGCCACGAACCGGCCACCTACAACGACATCATCGACATCCTCTCCGGCACGCGGTACAAGAGCCGCCAGTTCGGTGTCCTCTGCGACGTGCTCGACCACATGAAGCGCCATGGCACGAGGTCGGTGCCGGTTGAGGAGCTTCTGGCGATCCTGCGCGCCTACACGGAGAAGCATCTCACGCACATGAGGAAGCTGGCCAAGAAGCGGCGGGTTCGGATGCGTACGCCGCCAGAGACCGACGCGCTCAACGTGCTGCTGGACGCGTTCTGCAAGTGTGGGATGGtcaaggaggcggaggcggtgttCGGCCGCGTGAAGAGGAAGTTGCAGGGTAATGCCGAGACGTACAGTATCCTGTTCTTCGGGTGGTGCCGAGCGAGGGATCCCAAGAAGGCCATGAAGGTGCTAGAGGAAATGATTCAGATGAAGCACACACCAGAGAGTTTCACCTACATAGCAGCTATCGATTCATTTTGCAGTGCTGGATTGGTGTCAGAGGCAAGGGAGTTGTTTGAGTTCATGAGGAATGAGGGATCAACGATATCGTCACCCACAGCCAAGACGTATTCGATTATGATTGTTGCGCTAGCTAAGGCTGATCAAATGGAGGAGTGTTTTGAACTGATTTCAGATATGAGAAGTAGTGGGTGTATGCCTGACGTATCGACTTATAAAGATTTGATTGAAGGGATGTGCTTGGTGGGTAAACTGGATGCTGCCTATCGTGTGTTGGAGGAGATGGGAAAGGCTGGATTTCCTCCTGACATTGTCACCTACAATTGCTTTCTTAAGGTACTTTGTAGTCTTCGAAAGGCTGATGATGCACTTGAACTTTGTGAGAAAATGATAGAGGCACATTGTGAGCCCAGTGTTCATACCTATAATATGCTGATGGTGATGTTCTTTGAGATGGGAGAGGCGCATAGAGCATTAGATATCTGGCTTGAGATGGACAGACGAGGATGTAAACGTGCTATTGATACCTATGAAATAATGATCGATGGTCTGTTTGATTGTGGAAGAACAGAAGATGCAAGTGCTCTTCTAGATGAGGTTATAAACCGTGACATGAAACTTTCATACAAGAAGTTTGATGCTATAATGCTGCGGTTATCAGCTGTAGGCGACCTTAGCGCGATACATCGATTGTCCGAGCATATGAGGAGATTTTACAATGTTGCGATGTCAAGACGATTTGCGATcactcagaagaagaagagcataGGTCTGAGAAGGAGATGA
- the LOC117838933 gene encoding transport inhibitor response 1-like protein, whose translation MSTPHSSSTSSSPAPHRASPPQIPQSLTLAPPTASSASPSSSSASGMRDAAEDDSDSPPSQMSEDDPGGGGGDRWEPDLRGGNGGGGRWAPPDQVLENVLESVLEFLTAARDRNAASLVCRSWYRAEAQTRRELFIGNCYAVSPRRAVERFGGLRSVVLKGKPRFADFSLVPYGWGAYVSPWVAALGPAYPRLERICLKRMTISDDDLHLVAKSFPLFRELSLVCCDGFSTVGLAAIAKLCRHLRVLDLIEDYVEDEDDELVDWISKFPESNTSLESLVFDCVSVPFNFEALEVLVARSPALRRLRVNHHVSVEQLRRLMARAPQLTHFGTGAFRSEAAPGGGLSVTELATSFAASRSLICLSGFRDVNPEYLPAIYPVCAKLTSLNFSFASLTAEELKPVIRNCINLRTFWVLDTVGDEGLRAVADTCSELRELRVFPLDASEDSEGSVSDVGLQAISEGCRKLESILYFCQRMTNAAVIAMSKNCPDLVVFRLCIMGRHRPDRITGEPMDDGFGAIVMNCKKLTRLSVSGLLTDKAFAYIGKYGKLIKTLSVAFAGNSDMSLQYIFEGCTKLQKLEVRDSPFSDKGLLSGLNYFYNMRFLWMNSCRLTMRGCKDVAQQMQNLVVEVIKDHPDDEGEAEIVDKLYLYRSLAGPRNDAPPFVTLL comes from the exons ATGAGCACTCCCCactcgtcctccacctcctcctcccccgcaccccaccgcgcctcccctCCCCAGATCCCCCAATCCCTAACCCTAGCGCCGCCCACGgcgtcctccgcctcgccctcgtcctcctccgcgtccGGCATGCGCGATGCGGCGGAGGACGACTCCGACTCGCCGCCCTCGCAGATGTCGGAGGACGACcccggcgggggaggcggcgacaGGTGGGAGCCGGATCTGAggggcggcaacggcggcggcgggaggtgggcgCCGCCGGACCAGGTGCTGGAGAACGTGCTCGAGAGCGTGCTCGAGTTCCTCACCGCCGCGAGGGACCGCAACGCCGCCTCGCTCGTCTGCCGCTCCTGGTACCGCGCCGAGGCGCAGACGCGCCGCGAGCTCTTCATCGGCAACTGCTACGCCGTCTCGCCGCGGCGCGCCGTCGAGCGCTTCGGCGGCCTGCGCTCCGTCGTGCTCAAGGGCAAGCCGCGCTTCGCGGACTTCAGCCTCGTGCCGTACGGCTGGGGCGCCTACGTCTCCCCCTGGGTGGCCGCGCTGGGACCCGCGTACCCGCGCCTCGAGCGCATCTGCCTCAAGCGGATGACCATCTCCGATGACGACCTCCACCTCGTCGCCAAGTCGTTCCCGCTCTTCAGGGAGCTCTCGCTCGTGTGCTGCGACGGCTTCAGCACGGTCGGCCTCGCCGCCATCGCTAAGCTCTGCCG GCATCTTCGCGTGCTAGATCTCATTGAAGATTACGTTGAGGATGAGGACGATGAGCTGGTGGATTGGATCTCCAAGTTCCCAGAGTCCAACACCTCTCTGGAGTCACTTGTCTTTGATTGTGTCAGCGTTCCGTTCAACTTTGAGGCCCTGGAGGTACTGGTTGCTCGCTCACCAGCCCTGCGCCGGTTGCGTGTGAACCACCATGTGTCAGTAGAGCAGCTGCGCCGTCTGATGGCAAGAGCACCCCAGCTCACGCACTTTGGAACTGGTGCATTCCGATCTGAAGCTGCCCCTGGTGGGGGTTTGTCTGTGACTGAGCTTGCTACATCTTTTGCTGCATCCAGGTCGCTCATTTGTCTATCAGGTTTCCGGGATGTTAATCCAGAATACCTCCCAGCAATCTACCCAGTTTGTGCCAAGCTCACTTCTCTAAACTTCAGCTTTGCAAGCCTAACTGCTGAGGAACTCAAACCAGTTATTCGCAACTGCATCAATCTTCGCACTTTCTGG GTTCTTGATACGGTGGGCGATGAAGGCCTTCGGGCTGTGGCTGATACATGCTCGGAACTCCGTGAGCTGCGAGTTTTTCCTTTGGATGCCTCTGAAGATTCTGAGGGCTCAGTCTCAGATGTTGGTCTTCAGGCGATCTCAGAAGGCTGCCGGAAGCTAGAATCAATCCTCTACTTCTGCCAGCGGATGACAAATGCAGCCGTAATTGCTATGTCCAAGAACTGTCCTGACCTTGTGGTGTTCCGCCTCTGTATTATGGGCCGCCACCGGCCTGATCGGATCACCGGGGAGCCCATGGATGATGGTTTTGGTGCAATTGTGATGAATTGCAAGAAGCTCACCAGACTTTCAGTCTCTGGCCTGCTTACTGATAAAGCTTTTGCATACATTGGGAAATATGGGAAGCTAATAAAGACTCTGTCTGTTGCCTTTGCTGGGAATAGTGACATGTCCCTGCAATATATATTTGAGGGATGCACTAAGTTGCAGAAGCTTGAGGTCAGAGATAGCCCTTTTAGTGACAAGGGATTGCTCTCAGGACTGAACTACTTCTACAATATGAGGTTCTTATGGATGAACTCATGCAGGCTAACTATGAGGGGCTGCAAAGATGTAGCTCAGCAAATGCAAAATTTGGTGGTTGAAGTAATCAAGGACCACCCTGATGATGAAGGGGAGGCTGAGATTGTTGACAAGTTGTACCTGTATCGGTCACTGGCAGGACCAAGGAATGATGCTCCACCATTTGTTACCCTCTTGTAG
- the LOC117838955 gene encoding SNW/SKI-interacting protein A, which yields MATLKDLLPAPKTTASTFYDHSSDPWFKERYGGEPAQGSAAARPAAATRAIPPYGKRAGFVPRRPEDFGDGGAFPEIHVAQYPLGMGRRDDKGGSKILALTVDAHGSVAFDAVVKQGENAGKIVYSKHSDLVPKIATSDSQAPVDGDEEQKEIEETTERTKAALEKVVNVRLSAAQPKNVPTHDSESKFIKYKPSQQSAAFNSGAKERIIRMSEMAVDPLEPPKFKHKRVPRASGSPPVPVMHSPPRPVTVKDQQDWKIPPCISNWKNPKGYTIPLDKRLAADGRGLQEVQINDNFAKLSEALYVAEQKAREAVQMRSKVQRELQLKEKERKEQELRALAQKARMERTGGPPAPSGVPTGGSRGAVEAIDEDMDMEQPREPREQRRESREEREARIERDRIREERRRERERERRLEAKDAAMGKKSKITRDRDRDISEKIALGMASTGGAKGGEVMYDQRLFNQDKGMDSGFATDDQYNIYSKGLFTAQSTMSTLYRPKKDGDSDVYGDADEQLEKVMKTERFKPDKGFTGASERTGKRDRPVEFDKQEENDPFGLDQFLTEVKKGKKAVEKIGGGGTMKASGGSSMRDDYDGGSGRSRINFERGR from the coding sequence atggcgaccCTCAAGGACCTCCTCCCGGCGCCGAAGACGACGGCGTCCACCTTCTACGACCACAGCAGCGACCCCTGGTTCAAGGAGCGCTACGGCGGGGAGCCGGCGCAGGggtccgcggcggcgaggcccgcgGCCGCCACCAGGGCCATCCCGCCCTACGGGAAGCGGGCGGGCTtcgtgccgcgccggccggaggacttcggggatggcgGCGCCTTCCCGGAGATCCACGTCGCTCAGTACCCGCTCGGCATGGGCCGCCGCGACGACAAGGGCGGTTCCAAGATCCTCGCGCTCACGGTCGACGCGCACGGCAGCGTCGCTTTCGACGCCGTCGTCAAGCAGGGCGAGAACGCCGGTAAGATCGTCTACTCCAAGCACAGCGACCTCGTGCCGAAGATCGCCACGTCCGATTCCCAGGCGCcggtcgacggcgacgaggagcagAAGGAGATTGAGGAGACCACAGAGCGAACGAAGGCTGCCTTGGAGAAGGTTGTCAACGTACGCCTCTCAGCTGCTCAGCCCAAGAATGTGCCCACGCATGATTCTGAGTCCAAGTTTATCAAGTATAAGCCGTCCCAGCAATCCGCGGCCTTCAATTCAGGCGCAAAGGAGAGGATCATTAGGATGTCAGAGATGGCAGTGGATCCTCTTGAGCCGCCAAAGTTCAAGCACAAGCGGGTGCCTCGGGCGTCTGGGTCACCACCTGTGCCGGTGATGCACTCGCCACCACGGCCAGTTACAGTGAAGGATCAGCAGGATTGGAAGATCCCGCCATGCATTTCGAATTGGAAAAATCCAAAGGGGTACACAATTCCACTTGATAAGAGGTTGGCAGCTGACGGAAGGGGGCTGCAGGAGGTGCAGATTAATGATAACTTTGCAAAACTTTCTGAAGCATTGTATGTCGCAGAGCAGAAGGCGAGGGAGGCAGTACAGATGCGCTCCAAGGTTCAGAGGGAACTACAGctgaaggagaaggagaggaaggagcAAGAGCTGAGGGCTCTTGCCCAGAAGGCACGCATGGAGAGGACTGGTGGCCCACCTGCACCATCAGGTGTGCCTACTGGTGGCAGCAGGGGAGCGGTTGAGGCTATCGATGAAGATATGGATATGGAGCAACCACGTGAACCACGTGAGCAGCGCAGGGAGAGTAGAGAAGAGAGGGAAGCGAGGATCGAGCGTGATAGAATCCGTGAGGAGCGCAGACGTGAGAGGGAGCGGGAGAGGAGGCTAGAAGCCAAGGATGCTGCAATGGGCAAGAAGAGTAAGATCACGAGAGACAGAGATCGTGACATCAGTGAGAAGATTGCTCTGGGTATGGCAAGCACTGGTGGTGCCAAAGGTGGTGAGGTCATGTACGACCAGCGGCTGTTCAACCAGGACAAGGGGATGGACTCTGGGTTTGCCACTGATGATCAGTACAACATCTACTCTAAGGGGCTCTTCACAGCGCAGTCCACGATGTCTACGTTGTACAGGCCTAAGAAAGATGGTGATTCTGATGTGTATGGTGATGCGGATGAACAGTTGGAGAAGGTTATGAAGACTGAGAGGTTCAAGCCTGACAAGGGTTTCACTGGTGCTTCAGAGAGGACTGGCAAGCGAGACAGGCCTGTGGAGTTCGATAAGCAGGAGGAGAATGATCCCTTCGGTCTGGATCAGTTCTTGACTGAGgtgaagaagggaaagaaagccGTGGAGAAGATTGGAGGTGGAGGCACCATGAAGGCAAGTGGTGGGTCCTCAATGAGGGATGACTATGATGGAGGATCTGGGAGGTCCCGCATTAATTTTGAAAGGGGGCGTTAA
- the LOC117838967 gene encoding cyclin-D3-1 yields MLPGYDCAASVLLCAEDNAAILGLDDEGEESSWAGATPPRDTVVAAAAAAAGIAADGFLTEFPLQSDECVAALVERETDHMPVEGYPQKLQRRYGGLDLAAVRRDAVDWIWKVIDHYNFAPLTAVLSVNYLDRFLSTYELPEGNPWMTQLLAVACLSLASKMEETFAPLPLDLQVPEAKFVFEGRTIKRMELVVLSTLKWRMHAVTACSFIEYFLHKLSDLGVPSLLARSRSADLILSTAKGAEFVVFRPSEIAASVALAAIGECRSSVIERAATSCKYLDKERVLRCHEMIKEKITMGSIILKSAGSSISSVPQSPIGVLDAAACLSQQSDDATVGSPATCYHSSSTSKRRRITRRLL; encoded by the exons ATGCTGCCGGGCTATGACTGCGCCGCCTCCGTGCTGCTCTGCGCGGAGGACAACGCCGCTATTCTCGGCCTTGACGACGAGGGGGAGGAGTCCTCTTGGGCGGGCGCTACGCCGCCACGCGacaccgtcgtcgccgccgccgccgccgccgccgggatcgCGGCCGATGGGTTCTTGACGGAGTTCCCCTTGCAGTCGGATGAGTGCGTTGCGGCGCTCGTGGAGAGGGAGACGGATCACATGCCGGTGGAGGGGTACCCCCAGAAGCTGCAACGGCGGTATGGGGGCCTGGATTTGGCCGCCGTCCGGAGGGACGCCGTCGATTGGATTTGGAAG GTCATTGATCATTACAATTTCGCACCGTTGACTGCAGTTTTATCTGTGAACTACCTCGATAGATTCCTCTCCACGTATGAGCTTCCT GAAGGTAACCCTTGGATGACGCAGCTCTTGGCAGTGGCATGCTTGTCTTTGGCTTCGAAAATGGAGGAGACTTTTGCGCCACTCCCCTTGGACTTGCAG GTTCCTGAGGCAAAGTTTGTTTTTGAGGGGAGGACCATAAAAAGGATGGAGCTTGTGGTGCTAAGCACCTTAAAGTGGAGGATGCACGCTGTTACTGCTTGCTCCTTTATTGAATACTTTCTTCACAAATTGAGTGATCTTGGTGTACCCTCCTTGCTCGCACGCTCTCGCTCTGCCGACCTTATCTTGAGCACTGCTAAAG GTGCTGAATTTGTGGTGTTCAGACCCTCAGAGATTGCTGCCAGTGTTGCTCTTGCTGCGATTGGGGAATGCAGAAGTTCTGTAATTGAAAGAGCTGCTACTAGTTGCAAGTATTTGGACAAG GAACGAGTTTTAAGATGCCATGAAATGATTAAAGAGAAGATTACTATGGGAAGCATTATCCTAAAATCTGCTGGATCATCAATTTCCTCTGTGCCACAAAGCCCCATTGGTGTATTAGATGCTGCAGCCTGTCTGAGTCAACAAAGCGATGATGCTACTGTTGGATCTCCTGCAACATGTTACCATAGTTCTTCCACAAGCAAGAGGAGAAGGATTACTAGAAGACTGCTCTGA